From the genome of Chloroflexota bacterium, one region includes:
- a CDS encoding CoA ester lyase produces MYLLAQSGAKEKRARRRPEEERKLELLRSFMFVPGNSEKMTSKALGLRNLDVAMFDLEDGVPHARKAEGRALLPSVLGQPPGGPRRWVRINAIGTENMQADLEAVVREGLEGLVLPKVETAEDVRVVERYLDEHEVGAGLARGSVGIVAAIESARGLLNAPAIAAACPRMVGLMFGAEDFGLDLGLPTNREGEARELLYARSAVVVAAASAHVQAIDGVWPDFHDEQGLRADAIQARRLGFSGKSTFHPGQIDVINEVFTPTEADAAYARRVVDAFEEAEATGAGAVALGGQLVDRPIVERARRVLELYAATRRS; encoded by the coding sequence GTGTACCTGCTGGCGCAGTCTGGCGCCAAAGAAAAGAGGGCCCGCCGAAGACCAGAAGAGGAGCGGAAATTGGAGCTGCTGCGATCCTTCATGTTCGTACCGGGGAACAGCGAAAAGATGACCAGCAAGGCTCTCGGCCTGCGAAACCTCGACGTCGCGATGTTCGATCTCGAAGATGGCGTTCCGCACGCTCGAAAGGCGGAGGGGCGCGCGCTTCTGCCGTCCGTCCTCGGCCAGCCGCCGGGCGGGCCGCGGCGCTGGGTCCGCATCAACGCCATCGGAACGGAGAACATGCAGGCCGATCTCGAGGCGGTCGTGCGCGAGGGGCTGGAAGGCCTGGTGCTGCCGAAGGTCGAGACCGCGGAGGACGTGCGCGTGGTAGAGCGATACCTGGACGAGCATGAGGTCGGCGCAGGGCTCGCGCGCGGCTCGGTCGGCATCGTCGCGGCGATCGAGAGCGCTCGGGGACTGCTGAACGCGCCCGCCATCGCTGCGGCTTGCCCACGCATGGTGGGTCTGATGTTCGGGGCGGAAGACTTCGGGCTGGATCTGGGCCTCCCGACGAACCGCGAGGGAGAGGCGCGCGAGCTGCTGTACGCCCGGTCCGCCGTCGTCGTGGCGGCGGCGAGCGCCCACGTGCAGGCGATCGATGGCGTGTGGCCCGATTTCCACGACGAGCAGGGCCTTCGCGCGGACGCAATCCAGGCTCGCAGATTGGGCTTCTCGGGCAAGTCAACCTTCCACCCCGGTCAGATCGACGTGATCAACGAGGTTTTCACCCCGACTGAAGCGGACGCGGCGTACGCGCGTCGCGTCGTTGACGCATTCGAGGAGGCCGAAGCGACCGGCGCCGGCGCGGTGGCGCTGGGCGGACAGCTCGTCGACCGCCCAATCGTCGAACGGGCCCGGCGCGTGCTCGAGCTCTACGCCGCGACCCGTAGGTCGTGA
- a CDS encoding Rieske 2Fe-2S domain-containing protein, translating to MLTKEENDLLTRTGPGTPCGDFMRRYWQPVALAEELEPDGPPVAARLLGEDLVVYRDLQGRLGVLGRWCSHRGTDLRYGSVEEAGLRCGYHGWLYNHAGRCLEQPLEPPDSTLKDEIQHKAYPCQEHAGIIFAYLGPGEPPLMPSYEFFQVPESQRRCTKYVQECNYLQGAEGSVDPVQLIALRRILSRTQSTELADEHLEDEVAVEPEETEFGIRLVSSWQESPAAISHEVRSFMLPSLCCVPGVGIDGFSVHWHVPMDDTHHWRFVIAFRRDGDLSDEDARRNGVERTNDYRVDHSAIAQYLHEQNESMPEPNIIAWTTMLAESQGAIYDRTQENLAGSDRGIVAMRSVVYGAIQDVREGADPPHVVRDPAANRFPGIDAREHAIPAGDDGQPVGA from the coding sequence ATGCTGACTAAAGAGGAAAACGACCTGCTCACCCGGACGGGGCCGGGAACTCCATGTGGCGACTTCATGCGCCGGTACTGGCAGCCGGTCGCGCTGGCGGAGGAGCTGGAGCCCGACGGTCCGCCCGTCGCCGCGCGGCTGCTCGGCGAAGACCTGGTCGTCTATCGCGATCTCCAGGGGCGGCTGGGCGTCTTGGGCCGCTGGTGCTCGCATCGGGGCACGGACCTCCGCTACGGTAGCGTCGAGGAGGCTGGCCTTCGCTGCGGATATCACGGCTGGCTCTACAATCACGCGGGTCGGTGCCTCGAGCAGCCGCTCGAGCCGCCGGATAGCACGCTCAAGGACGAGATTCAGCACAAGGCGTATCCATGCCAGGAGCACGCTGGAATCATCTTCGCGTATCTCGGTCCTGGAGAGCCGCCGCTGATGCCGAGCTACGAGTTCTTCCAGGTCCCGGAAAGCCAGCGCCGGTGCACCAAGTACGTCCAGGAATGCAATTACCTCCAGGGGGCGGAGGGCAGCGTAGATCCGGTCCAGCTCATCGCGCTGCGGAGGATCCTATCGAGGACGCAGTCGACAGAACTCGCCGACGAGCACCTGGAGGACGAGGTCGCGGTCGAGCCGGAGGAGACCGAATTCGGGATCCGCCTCGTCTCATCGTGGCAGGAATCGCCAGCGGCCATATCTCACGAAGTGCGGAGCTTTATGCTCCCGAGTCTGTGCTGCGTCCCCGGAGTGGGAATCGACGGCTTCTCGGTGCACTGGCACGTGCCCATGGACGACACGCACCACTGGCGATTTGTCATCGCCTTTCGTCGGGACGGGGACCTCAGCGACGAAGACGCTCGACGGAACGGTGTTGAGCGGACGAACGACTATCGCGTCGATCACAGCGCAATCGCTCAGTACCTCCACGAGCAAAACGAGTCGATGCCTGAGCCGAACATCATTGCCTGGACGACGATGCTGGCTGAAAGCCAGGGAGCGATCTACGATCGAACGCAGGAGAACCTGGCCGGCTCAGATCGGGGCATCGTGGCGATGCGTAGCGTCGTGTATGGGGCGATCCAGGACGTTCGCGAGGGCGCGGATCCGCCGCACGTCGTTCGTGACCCAGCCGCCAACCGCTTCCCCGGTATCGACGCGCGGGAGCACGCCATTCCTGCCGGTGACGACGGGCAGCCTGTCGGCGCCTGA
- a CDS encoding DUF6282 family protein — translation MCDFFMDAEAAEQIMVGRTLTLERVRQLNAKDYFYQMLKDNPEILKIHPGIENELLVGAIDTHIHAYPDFVFRAQDMIEVAIDAARAGMRAVAFKDHWNVSANAAYLVQRYIDSMVERGQAKAARGEPLGPDDLARGVTVYGGTGTCHGMNPEAVRIALQYPNFKMIWFPTFTSYGFWRGAGHPEHEGVRLVDETTGTVLPEVVRIMELAAEHHVGIGLGHTDYPELLPLVRAARDIGARVVLDHPLLELNKLLLDEMKQLADLGAYVGTYCQPMIPSLYQPVCDPMETIRTMKEIGPERCIIGTDFGQVMHVNSLDGMRIFLRALLAFGMSRDEIFMMVRDNPAKLMWLDD, via the coding sequence ATGTGTGACTTCTTCATGGATGCTGAGGCGGCCGAGCAGATCATGGTCGGGCGGACGCTCACCCTCGAGCGGGTCCGCCAGCTTAACGCCAAGGACTACTTCTATCAGATGTTGAAGGACAACCCGGAGATCTTGAAGATTCATCCGGGGATCGAGAATGAGCTCCTCGTCGGCGCCATCGACACCCACATCCACGCCTATCCGGATTTCGTGTTTCGCGCGCAGGACATGATCGAGGTCGCCATCGACGCGGCCCGAGCCGGCATGCGGGCCGTCGCGTTTAAAGATCACTGGAACGTAAGCGCGAACGCGGCCTACCTGGTCCAGCGCTACATCGATTCCATGGTGGAGCGTGGGCAGGCGAAGGCCGCGCGCGGCGAGCCGCTCGGACCCGACGATCTGGCGCGGGGAGTGACCGTGTACGGCGGCACGGGCACGTGCCACGGAATGAACCCCGAAGCCGTCCGCATTGCTCTGCAATATCCGAACTTCAAGATGATTTGGTTCCCCACTTTCACCTCCTACGGCTTTTGGCGGGGGGCGGGTCACCCGGAGCACGAGGGCGTGCGGCTCGTCGATGAAACGACCGGGACCGTGCTGCCCGAAGTCGTGCGGATCATGGAGCTGGCGGCCGAGCACCACGTCGGAATCGGCCTCGGCCACACGGACTACCCCGAGTTATTGCCCCTGGTCCGGGCGGCACGCGACATCGGCGCCCGGGTCGTTCTCGACCACCCACTGCTCGAGCTGAACAAACTCCTGCTCGATGAGATGAAGCAGCTAGCGGACCTCGGCGCATATGTCGGGACGTACTGCCAGCCGATGATTCCGAGCTTGTACCAGCCCGTTTGCGACCCGATGGAGACGATCCGCACCATGAAGGAGATCGGGCCGGAGCGCTGCATCATCGGCACAGATTTTGGGCAGGTGATGCACGTGAACTCGCTCGATGGGATGCGCATCTTTCTGCGGGCGCTGCTGGCCTTTGGCATGAGTCGGGACGAGATCTTCATGATGGTCCGGGACAACCCGGCAAAGCTCATGTGGTTGGACGACTGA
- a CDS encoding alpha/beta hydrolase: MDMVFLHGAADSGAVWERQVQHFSARHRVLALDLPGHGDRLAETPITSVEAYVGEVLAAVRAHGFDRPALIGHSMGGAAVLLAALDHPEAASALVLVGTGARLRIRPDLIEAARQVAESSPPSAIVDRLVTLDEAVSPTAPREVRDWLRARFGRATGRAVYGDFLATSGFDVMGRLGEIQLPTLIVAGEEDRWTPPKFQEYLERSIAGSARIMFADTGHYPFVERSERFNAELDRFLERL; this comes from the coding sequence ATGGATATGGTCTTCCTCCACGGAGCGGCGGATAGCGGGGCCGTCTGGGAGCGCCAGGTCCAGCACTTCAGCGCGCGGCACCGAGTCCTCGCGTTGGACCTGCCTGGACATGGGGACCGGCTCGCCGAGACGCCGATCACCAGTGTCGAAGCGTACGTTGGCGAGGTCCTCGCTGCCGTTCGAGCGCACGGCTTCGATCGCCCCGCGCTCATCGGGCACTCGATGGGTGGGGCCGCCGTCCTCCTCGCGGCCCTCGATCACCCGGAGGCGGCGAGCGCGCTGGTGCTGGTCGGGACTGGCGCTCGGCTCCGCATCCGACCGGATCTCATCGAGGCGGCCCGCCAGGTGGCGGAAAGCTCGCCGCCAAGCGCCATCGTCGATCGGCTCGTCACCCTCGACGAAGCGGTGTCGCCGACGGCACCGCGCGAAGTCCGCGACTGGCTTCGGGCCCGATTCGGTCGCGCCACGGGTCGTGCCGTCTACGGAGATTTTCTCGCGACGAGCGGGTTCGACGTGATGGGGCGGCTGGGGGAGATTCAGCTGCCCACGCTGATCGTCGCAGGCGAGGAGGACCGCTGGACCCCACCGAAATTTCAGGAGTACCTGGAACGTTCGATTGCGGGGTCGGCCCGGATCATGTTTGCCGATACGGGCCATTACCCTTTTGTCGAGCGGTCCGAGCGGTTCAATGCCGAGCTGGACCGATTTCTGGAGCGCCTCTAG
- a CDS encoding LLM class flavin-dependent oxidoreductase: MNFDVEFDSGAFYPAVGAVELAQMAEDRGFGAVWKGESNSTDPLVLLSAMAAKTRSIKLGTAIYHIFGRSPVTLGIQAATLNDLSDGRLLLGLGVANQPIASWHSGTFDKPIRRIREYADIVRQVATGERVEYAGEIYRASSFKLSWRPSHPKVPILFAGLGEQMTRLAGRHADGVVVNMANPPMIREIVKRVSQGARDANRDPEQLEYVIKVRVCMNPDRDKAKAKLKQVLTFYMLAGAEGEGYNALFASMGFGAEARAVREAYERGGFRAGQAAIPDAMLDGDATRPPVPMVAATTIEEVRDRLQPYLEAGATRLVIPYVPTTEDAVGESRRFLESWR, translated from the coding sequence ATGAATTTCGACGTGGAGTTCGACTCAGGCGCGTTTTATCCTGCCGTGGGGGCGGTGGAGCTTGCGCAAATGGCCGAGGACCGCGGCTTCGGCGCTGTCTGGAAGGGGGAATCCAACAGCACCGATCCCCTCGTCTTGCTGTCGGCCATGGCGGCCAAGACTCGTTCTATTAAGCTGGGAACCGCCATCTATCACATCTTCGGCCGGTCGCCTGTGACCCTCGGGATTCAGGCAGCCACGCTGAACGACCTGTCGGACGGGCGTCTGCTCCTCGGACTTGGGGTCGCGAACCAGCCGATCGCGTCCTGGCACAGTGGAACGTTCGATAAGCCGATCCGCCGAATCCGGGAATACGCCGACATCGTTCGCCAGGTAGCGACCGGCGAGCGCGTCGAGTACGCGGGCGAGATCTACCGTGCTTCGTCGTTCAAGCTGTCGTGGCGACCGAGCCACCCGAAGGTTCCGATCCTGTTCGCCGGTCTCGGCGAACAGATGACGCGGCTGGCAGGACGCCACGCCGATGGCGTCGTGGTGAATATGGCGAACCCGCCGATGATCCGGGAGATCGTGAAACGGGTGAGCCAGGGGGCTCGGGACGCGAATCGGGACCCCGAGCAGCTCGAGTACGTGATCAAAGTGCGCGTGTGCATGAACCCCGACCGCGACAAGGCGAAGGCGAAGCTCAAGCAGGTGCTCACCTTCTACATGCTGGCCGGCGCCGAGGGCGAAGGGTACAACGCGCTGTTCGCATCGATGGGATTTGGCGCCGAAGCGCGCGCGGTTCGCGAGGCGTATGAGCGCGGTGGATTCCGCGCCGGCCAGGCCGCCATTCCCGACGCGATGCTCGACGGTGACGCGACGCGGCCTCCCGTGCCCATGGTTGCCGCCACGACCATCGAAGAGGTGCGCGATCGGCTCCAGCCCTACCTGGAAGCCGGTGCCACGCGGCTTGTCATCCCCTACGTCCCAACGACCGAGGACGCCGTGGGGGAATCGCGGCGATTCCTCGAGAGCTGGCGCTAG
- a CDS encoding acyl-CoA dehydrogenase family protein, with protein sequence MDFSASEEHRSIRSAIRELCADFPDAYWRALDKNHAYPDEFVRALTEGGWLGCLIPPEYGGSGVGITEASIILEEINRSGGNSATAHAQMYVMGTLLRHGSEEQKRRYLPDVADGRLRLQAFAVTEPNAGSETTRLETTAVRHGDRYVINGQKVFISRVEHSDLMLLLARTTPYSELTDKTQGLSVFLVDLRAAPKDQLTIRPLDMMINHHTTQLYFQDLEVPAENLVGEEGRGFRYIIDGWNAERILVASEAIGDGRWFTDRAARYTSERVVFGKPIGANQGVQFPIAQAYAQIEAADLMRFKAAWLFDSGQRCGAEANMAKLLASQAAWQAANATLDAHGGYGFASEFDVERKFRETRLFMTAPINNNLVLAFIGQHVLDMPRTY encoded by the coding sequence GTGGACTTCTCCGCGAGTGAGGAGCACCGGTCGATTCGGTCCGCGATCCGCGAGCTGTGTGCGGATTTCCCGGACGCGTACTGGCGCGCGCTGGACAAGAACCACGCCTACCCGGACGAGTTCGTTCGAGCGTTGACCGAGGGCGGCTGGCTCGGGTGTCTCATCCCCCCCGAGTATGGCGGCTCAGGCGTTGGCATCACGGAAGCCTCGATCATCCTGGAAGAGATCAACCGCTCTGGTGGGAACTCCGCGACCGCCCACGCGCAGATGTACGTGATGGGAACGCTGCTTCGCCATGGATCCGAAGAGCAAAAGCGCCGGTATCTTCCCGATGTCGCCGATGGAAGATTGCGCCTCCAGGCCTTCGCGGTGACCGAGCCGAACGCGGGGTCCGAGACGACCCGCCTCGAGACGACCGCGGTACGCCATGGCGACCGCTACGTCATCAACGGGCAGAAGGTGTTCATCTCGCGTGTCGAGCATTCCGATCTGATGCTTCTGCTGGCCCGCACGACGCCGTACAGCGAGCTGACAGACAAGACGCAGGGGTTGAGCGTTTTCCTTGTCGATCTCCGCGCTGCACCGAAGGACCAGCTCACCATACGCCCGCTCGACATGATGATCAACCATCACACGACCCAGCTCTATTTCCAGGATCTGGAGGTGCCCGCCGAGAATCTGGTCGGCGAAGAGGGGCGGGGGTTTCGCTACATCATCGATGGGTGGAATGCCGAGCGCATCCTGGTCGCGTCGGAGGCGATCGGCGACGGCCGCTGGTTCACAGACCGCGCCGCGCGCTACACCAGCGAGCGAGTTGTGTTCGGAAAGCCCATTGGGGCAAACCAGGGCGTGCAGTTTCCCATTGCGCAAGCGTACGCGCAGATCGAAGCAGCCGACCTGATGCGATTCAAAGCGGCGTGGCTGTTCGATTCCGGCCAACGGTGCGGCGCTGAGGCGAACATGGCAAAGCTCCTCGCGAGCCAGGCCGCGTGGCAGGCGGCCAATGCCACCCTGGACGCGCACGGCGGCTACGGATTCGCCTCCGAGTTCGACGTCGAGCGCAAATTCCGAGAGACTCGGCTCTTTATGACTGCGCCCATCAACAACAACCTCGTGCTGGCATTCATTGGGCAGCACGTGTTGGACATGCCGAGAACGTACTGA
- a CDS encoding MaoC family dehydratase produces MTLKPGWQGRYFEDFAVGDVYRSRIGRTVTQADNIWFTLLTNNTNQIHFNQHYAERTEFGRPLVNSALTLAIVAGLGVADTSENGFALGWDKIDLPNPLFEGETVYSESEVVEARESKSRPQWGIVKFRTRGIKQDGTVVIEYTRSVMVWKRAHAPSASAFPEPRS; encoded by the coding sequence GTGACCCTCAAACCTGGCTGGCAGGGGCGCTATTTCGAGGATTTCGCCGTCGGCGACGTGTACCGATCCCGCATCGGACGTACGGTGACCCAGGCGGACAACATTTGGTTCACGCTGCTGACCAATAACACCAATCAAATTCACTTCAACCAGCATTACGCGGAGCGCACAGAGTTCGGGCGGCCATTGGTGAATAGTGCCCTGACGCTAGCCATCGTCGCGGGGCTCGGCGTGGCCGACACGAGCGAGAACGGATTTGCGCTCGGCTGGGACAAGATCGATCTGCCAAACCCGTTGTTCGAAGGGGAGACCGTTTATTCAGAGAGCGAAGTCGTCGAGGCGCGCGAGTCGAAGTCACGGCCTCAGTGGGGCATCGTGAAGTTTCGGACGCGTGGGATCAAGCAAGATGGGACCGTCGTGATCGAATATACACGCAGCGTGATGGTATGGAAGCGCGCCCACGCGCCGAGCGCCAGCGCGTTTCCCGAGCCCAGGAGCTAG
- a CDS encoding CoA-binding protein — protein sequence MVADFRANLIVDDDAILEIVRSARRIAVLGIKTDEQADQPAFRIPSYLASAGFEIMPVPVYYPEVTTILGRAVYRRLVDIPGAVDIVDVFRRPQDIGQHVPDILAKAPRVVWFQTGIRNDEVAETLARAGIKVVQDRCLMVEHRRVVALRDRTLAV from the coding sequence GTGGTAGCGGACTTCCGCGCGAACCTGATCGTGGACGACGACGCGATCCTGGAAATCGTCCGCTCGGCGCGCCGAATCGCCGTTCTGGGCATCAAGACTGACGAGCAGGCGGACCAGCCCGCCTTTCGCATCCCGAGCTACCTTGCGTCCGCGGGATTCGAGATCATGCCTGTCCCGGTCTACTATCCCGAGGTCACCACGATTCTCGGCCGAGCCGTGTATCGACGCCTCGTCGACATCCCAGGCGCAGTCGACATCGTCGACGTGTTTCGTCGACCTCAGGACATCGGCCAGCACGTGCCCGACATCCTTGCCAAGGCGCCCAGAGTCGTATGGTTCCAGACCGGCATCCGGAACGATGAGGTCGCCGAAACACTTGCGCGGGCAGGAATCAAGGTGGTGCAGGATCGCTGTTTGATGGTGGAGCACCGCCGGGTTGTTGCGCTGCGAGATCGTACGCTCGCCGTTTAG
- a CDS encoding alpha/beta fold hydrolase has protein sequence MTKAAIQRYVRPLSEVRTIMLERAREQRNPFDYTEPGEVARIFDGLTSLDREEWAAAFSRAAAPHVEEAAKAEAAGDVDRARAAHLRAYGYYRVARYPAPNSPAKREAYRRSQEHYLAAGRLLDPPIERVEMPFHGRAEEGSHVVGLLRRPRADARLPVLINFGGIDSFKEERRADPFLAAGLAVLAVDMPGVADAPVAGSEDAERMFDAVFDWIATRRDLDDGRVGVIGGSTGGYWAAKLAHTHKERLCAVVNQGGCAHFAFLPDWVEKSQHGEYPFELAETLACAFGLSTFDDWVENAPRFSLLTQAVLDRPCAPLLCVNGIHDSVFPIADHYLLLQHGDPKSARFFDVGHMGHTPQTTPIIVNWLSARLRG, from the coding sequence ATGACCAAAGCCGCGATTCAGCGCTACGTCCGACCGCTGTCAGAGGTCCGCACGATCATGCTCGAGCGCGCGCGGGAGCAACGAAATCCGTTCGACTACACAGAACCGGGCGAAGTCGCGCGCATCTTCGACGGCTTGACCTCGCTCGACCGGGAGGAATGGGCGGCCGCCTTCAGTCGTGCGGCGGCCCCGCACGTCGAGGAAGCGGCGAAGGCTGAAGCAGCCGGGGACGTCGATCGCGCCCGAGCGGCGCACCTTCGCGCATACGGATACTACCGCGTCGCCCGGTATCCGGCGCCCAACTCGCCCGCTAAGCGCGAGGCGTATCGCCGATCACAGGAGCACTACCTCGCGGCCGGTCGGCTCCTGGACCCTCCCATTGAGCGCGTCGAGATGCCATTCCACGGACGTGCTGAGGAGGGGAGCCACGTTGTGGGATTGCTTCGTCGGCCGCGAGCTGACGCCCGACTCCCCGTGCTCATCAACTTCGGCGGGATCGACTCGTTCAAAGAGGAGCGTCGGGCCGACCCCTTTCTCGCCGCCGGCCTTGCAGTGCTGGCAGTCGATATGCCCGGCGTCGCCGATGCGCCGGTCGCCGGATCCGAGGACGCGGAGCGAATGTTCGACGCGGTCTTCGACTGGATCGCGACGCGTCGAGATCTGGACGACGGCCGTGTTGGGGTGATCGGTGGCAGCACGGGCGGGTACTGGGCGGCGAAGCTCGCCCACACCCACAAAGAACGGCTGTGCGCAGTCGTGAACCAGGGCGGCTGCGCGCACTTCGCCTTCTTGCCCGACTGGGTCGAGAAGTCGCAGCACGGAGAGTACCCGTTCGAGCTGGCGGAGACGCTGGCGTGTGCCTTCGGGCTCTCCACGTTCGACGACTGGGTCGAAAATGCGCCGAGGTTCTCCCTCCTCACCCAGGCGGTTCTTGATCGTCCATGCGCGCCGCTTCTGTGCGTCAACGGCATTCACGATTCCGTCTTTCCCATCGCCGACCACTATCTGCTGCTCCAGCACGGCGACCCCAAGAGCGCGCGTTTCTTCGACGTCGGACATATGGGGCACACGCCGCAGACGACGCCCATCATCGTGAATTGGCTGAGCGCCAGGCTTCGAGGTTAA
- a CDS encoding SAM-dependent methyltransferase: protein MSLRPTRQSSSRMASSAGSATSLVVGEIARLGPISFARFMELALYDPAVGYYAGRRAGPGRDADFLTSPEIHPAFSGLIAAQLFEMWEALERPRPFWLIELGPGSGRFARDALDAIERCFPPFAAAVHLALVERSSCLREKQARVLARWRSRVEWIESSLDDVSPLGAGCVFANEFLDALPFHRVVMRGASLRERYVGIDGGRLVDVEGPLSVPEIFDQIRAGGGRLEDGHEAEVSLSAPAWLGAAQGLVSRGYHLLFDYGEPADLLYGARHPRGTLRCYRYQVMSEDPLDLPGGQDITAHVDLSAITRAAEARGARLLAATTQSALLARLGLPTVERILASRTERRAHAWAHRRALSILSDRRELGGIKALLFGKGVPDARLSGFAALHSARDYGEAIGDWCASACRDPATRWQQPLADRP, encoded by the coding sequence ATGAGCCTTCGGCCCACGCGGCAATCGTCCTCGCGGATGGCGTCTTCGGCGGGATCGGCCACATCTCTCGTCGTGGGGGAGATCGCGCGGCTGGGTCCGATCTCCTTTGCGCGATTCATGGAGCTGGCGCTCTACGACCCGGCCGTGGGGTACTACGCAGGACGCAGGGCGGGGCCTGGGCGCGACGCCGACTTTCTCACGAGCCCCGAGATCCACCCAGCCTTCTCAGGGCTCATCGCCGCGCAGCTCTTCGAGATGTGGGAAGCGCTGGAGCGTCCGAGACCCTTCTGGCTCATCGAGCTGGGTCCGGGCTCGGGGCGCTTCGCCCGCGACGCGCTCGACGCCATTGAGCGCTGTTTTCCGCCGTTCGCCGCGGCCGTCCATCTCGCCCTTGTTGAGCGCAGCAGCTGTCTGCGCGAGAAACAGGCGCGGGTTCTGGCGCGATGGCGGTCGAGGGTCGAGTGGATCGAATCTTCTCTCGATGATGTCAGCCCGCTCGGCGCGGGATGCGTGTTCGCGAACGAGTTCCTGGACGCGCTGCCCTTCCATCGCGTCGTCATGCGAGGCGCAAGCCTGCGCGAGCGCTACGTCGGGATCGATGGCGGTCGACTGGTCGACGTCGAGGGGCCGCTGTCCGTGCCGGAGATCTTCGACCAGATTCGCGCTGGGGGTGGCCGGCTCGAAGACGGACACGAGGCGGAGGTGAGCCTGTCTGCCCCGGCCTGGCTCGGCGCGGCCCAAGGGCTGGTCTCCCGCGGCTATCACCTGTTGTTCGATTATGGGGAGCCGGCGGATCTCCTGTATGGGGCGCGCCATCCGCGTGGGACCCTTCGCTGCTACCGCTACCAGGTTATGAGCGAGGATCCGCTCGATCTGCCGGGGGGACAAGACATCACGGCTCACGTCGACCTTTCCGCGATCACGCGTGCCGCGGAAGCGCGGGGCGCGCGGCTGCTGGCCGCGACGACGCAGTCGGCGCTCCTGGCGCGGCTCGGGTTGCCAACGGTGGAGCGAATCCTGGCCTCGCGCACGGAGCGCCGCGCCCACGCCTGGGCGCACCGCCGCGCCCTATCGATTTTGTCAGATCGGCGGGAACTGGGTGGGATCAAGGCGCTGCTCTTCGGCAAGGGTGTGCCCGATGCCCGGCTCAGCGGATTCGCAGCGCTTCACTCCGCGCGAGACTACGGCGAGGCGATCGGCGATTGGTGCGCGTCCGCTTGCCGGGATCCTGCGACGCGATGGCAACAGCCACTAGCTGATCGCCCCTGA
- a CDS encoding LLM class flavin-dependent oxidoreductase, with protein sequence MRYDLDLDSGVVYPGTSMVDLAKVAEDCGFDAIWKGESNSADPMVSLSAMAVGTRTIKLGTAVYHVFGRTPVTLGIQAATLNDLSGGRVLIGLGVSNKTIAAWHDATFDRPLRRIREYSDIVRQVARGDRVEYDGDVYTTTPFKLSWRSSYPEVPIYFAGLGEQMTRLAGRYADGIMVNMANPSMLREIFGRVRESAAAAGRDPSTLEYIAKVRVCLHPDRASAIAKLKAALAFYNIADFYRDLIGQMGFAQESAHIREAYRESGFRAAQAAVPDSLIEELPTIAATTVDEARERLQPYLETGVTRLIIPYVAASDDAVGETRRFLESWAI encoded by the coding sequence ATGCGTTACGATCTCGACCTCGATTCGGGCGTCGTGTACCCCGGTACCAGCATGGTCGATCTGGCGAAAGTCGCTGAAGATTGTGGCTTCGACGCCATCTGGAAGGGCGAATCCAACAGCGCCGATCCGATGGTGTCCCTCTCCGCGATGGCCGTGGGCACCCGCACCATCAAGCTCGGCACGGCCGTCTACCACGTGTTCGGTCGAACGCCGGTCACCCTGGGTATTCAGGCTGCGACGTTGAACGACCTCTCCGGCGGACGAGTGCTCATCGGCCTCGGCGTGTCCAACAAGACCATCGCGGCGTGGCACGACGCCACCTTCGACCGGCCCTTGCGCCGGATCCGCGAGTACTCCGACATCGTTCGCCAGGTCGCGCGGGGGGATCGCGTCGAATACGACGGCGACGTCTACACGACCACGCCCTTCAAGCTATCCTGGCGGTCGAGCTACCCCGAGGTCCCCATCTACTTCGCCGGCCTCGGCGAGCAGATGACGCGACTCGCCGGCCGGTACGCCGATGGGATCATGGTCAACATGGCGAACCCATCGATGTTGCGGGAGATATTCGGCCGCGTGCGCGAGAGCGCGGCCGCGGCCGGACGGGACCCATCGACGCTCGAGTACATCGCCAAGGTGCGAGTCTGCTTGCATCCAGATCGGGCCTCGGCCATCGCCAAGCTGAAGGCAGCCCTCGCCTTCTACAACATCGCCGACTTCTACCGCGACCTCATTGGCCAGATGGGATTCGCGCAGGAATCGGCGCACATCCGCGAGGCCTACCGGGAAAGCGGCTTTCGCGCAGCGCAGGCCGCGGTTCCCGACTCTCTTATCGAGGAGCTGCCGACGATCGCCGCGACGACGGTGGACGAGGCTCGCGAGCGCCTCCAGCCCTACCTCGAAACAGGTGTGACACGCCTCATCATTCCGTACGTCGCGGCGTCCGACGACGCCGTCGGAGAGACGCGGCGCTTCCTCGAAAGCTGGGCCATCTAG